The following are encoded together in the Candidatus Methylomirabilis oxygeniifera genome:
- a CDS encoding putative Histidine kinase (Evidence 3 : Function proposed based on presence of conserved amino acid motif, structural feature or limited homology; Product type pe : putative enzyme), producing MRIGQITRFRTKVLLSIIPMILALCVLFGGMSLYQHNRLLHSEFVKRGKALASNLAASGELGVFSEDERLLNAALRGITGEEDVAYVFIYNDAGKRLIGGGKALTQPGLGPTTETLNHEIRAQMLTDHQPASRTVKETGAESFLEFYAPIVSAEVRLVEEQYFGMPRSTPGLSEDRSRVIGIARVGLSMRNIDAHSAYLIKLWAILSVVFLAGGALAAYALSRRITQPITRLTESTARMAEGQIDQEISVDSLDELGTLATTYNKMAKALTYTLDERARVARELRDLNRSLEDRIRERTSQLEETNRDLSRASRHKSEFLANMSHELRTPLNAILGFTDLIIDGIYGQVPNELRESMEDIRINGRHLLRLINDVLDLSKIEAGQMRLNLGEYSLQSLIDSVISATRSLATEKRLELVARVEADLPPALGDSKRMTQVLMNLVGNAIKFTPGGGSVNVTAKSVSSSEFQVSSSQPETRNPKPETPTSPDFIEISVADTGIGIPAEELKSIFGEFRQVDSSITREYGGSGLGLSIAKRLVEMHRGSIWADSQVGRGSTFYVRIPLRTQWEGSL from the coding sequence CGGACAGATAACCAGATTCCGGACAAAGGTGCTGCTGTCGATCATTCCGATGATTCTGGCCCTCTGTGTCCTCTTCGGTGGGATGTCGCTGTATCAACATAACAGGTTACTGCATAGCGAGTTTGTGAAACGCGGCAAGGCTCTCGCCAGCAATCTGGCCGCCAGCGGTGAGCTCGGCGTCTTCAGTGAGGACGAGCGGCTTCTGAATGCCGCGTTACGAGGGATTACCGGTGAAGAGGATGTCGCCTACGTCTTCATTTACAACGATGCCGGGAAGCGTCTCATCGGCGGGGGCAAGGCCCTGACCCAACCCGGCCTTGGACCGACCACCGAAACGTTGAATCACGAGATCCGCGCACAAATGTTGACCGACCATCAACCTGCCAGCAGAACCGTTAAGGAGACCGGGGCGGAGTCGTTTCTGGAGTTTTACGCACCGATCGTCTCTGCCGAAGTCCGCCTGGTTGAAGAACAATACTTCGGGATGCCTCGATCGACTCCAGGTCTCAGTGAGGACCGGAGCCGTGTTATCGGGATTGCAAGGGTCGGCCTGTCGATGCGGAACATCGATGCCCATTCAGCCTACCTGATCAAGCTCTGGGCCATTCTATCCGTCGTCTTTCTGGCCGGCGGCGCGCTCGCCGCGTATGCCCTCTCCCGAAGGATCACCCAGCCGATTACTCGGTTGACGGAGTCTACCGCGCGGATGGCCGAGGGGCAGATTGATCAGGAAATCTCAGTCGATTCTCTGGATGAGCTCGGGACGTTGGCAACAACCTACAACAAGATGGCTAAGGCATTAACGTATACCTTGGATGAACGGGCGAGAGTGGCCAGAGAGCTTCGGGACCTGAACCGGAGTCTGGAGGATCGGATTCGCGAACGGACCTCTCAACTGGAAGAGACCAACCGAGACCTCTCGCGGGCGAGTCGTCACAAATCAGAGTTCCTGGCCAATATGAGTCATGAGTTGCGAACGCCCTTAAACGCGATTCTGGGGTTTACCGACCTGATTATTGATGGGATCTACGGTCAGGTCCCGAATGAGTTGCGCGAATCGATGGAAGACATCCGCATTAACGGCCGACATTTACTCAGGCTCATCAACGATGTATTGGATCTCTCGAAAATTGAAGCTGGACAAATGCGATTGAATCTGGGTGAATACTCTCTTCAATCGTTGATCGACTCTGTGATCTCAGCAACGCGATCGCTGGCGACGGAAAAGCGACTGGAGCTGGTCGCCCGAGTTGAGGCGGATCTGCCGCCCGCGTTGGGCGACAGCAAGCGCATGACCCAGGTCCTGATGAACCTCGTCGGCAATGCCATTAAATTCACCCCAGGGGGCGGTTCCGTAAACGTCACGGCAAAGTCCGTTTCGAGTTCTGAGTTTCAAGTTTCCAGTTCTCAACCCGAAACCCGAAACCCGAAACCCGAAACACCGACATCACCAGATTTCATAGAAATTTCGGTCGCGGATACGGGAATCGGTATTCCTGCCGAAGAGCTAAAAAGTATTTTCGGTGAATTTCGCCAAGTTGACAGCTCCATCACCAGAGAATACGGCGGAAGCGGTCTTGGTCTCAGCATCGCGAAGCGACTGGTTGAGATGCATAGAGGGTCTATCTGGGCGGACAGTCAGGTTGGAAGGGGATCAACTTTCTACGTCCGCATTCCGCTCCGGACTCAGTGGGAGGGGAGCCTGTGA
- a CDS encoding putative response regulator in two-component regulatory system (CheY-like protein) (Evidence 3 : Function proposed based on presence of conserved amino acid motif, structural feature or limited homology; Product type pr : putative regulator), translating into MSGNLILHVEDNQYNRKIIRDLLSKHNYEIMEAHNGEAALDALARRRPDLILMDIQLPKLSGLEVTRRIRADPSLAQIPIIAITSFALSGDERTAFEAGCSAYIAKPFRPRDLLEMIQRFLGP; encoded by the coding sequence GTGAGCGGGAATCTGATCTTGCATGTTGAGGATAACCAATACAATCGGAAGATTATCAGGGACCTTCTCTCCAAACACAACTATGAGATCATGGAGGCTCATAATGGGGAGGCCGCGCTCGACGCGCTGGCACGCCGGCGACCTGACCTCATCTTGATGGATATTCAGTTGCCGAAGCTTTCCGGCCTTGAAGTTACTCGGAGAATCAGGGCCGATCCCTCACTCGCCCAGATCCCGATCATCGCCATCACCTCATTTGCCCTGAGTGGCGATGAGCGCACAGCCTTTGAGGCGGGTTGCAGCGCCTATATCGCAAAGCCTTTCAGGCCGCGAGATCTCCTGGAGATGATCCAACGCTTCTTGGGTCCGTAA